CCCCGGTGGGCTACCTCTCCGGCGGTATGCGCCGCCGCCTCGACCTCGCCGTCAGCCTGGTCGTCCCCCGGCCCGTGCTCGTACTCGACGAACCGACCACGGGCCTGGACCCGCGCAGCCGCAAGCTCCTGTGGGACATGGTCCGGGACGAGGCGGCTCGCGGCGTGGCCGTCCTGCTCACCACGCAGTACCTGGAGGAGGCCGACCAGCTCGCCGACCGCATCGTCGTCATCGACAAGGGCCGGGTGCTGGCGGACGGCTCGTCGGACGAGCTCAAGCGCGAGGTGGGCGGCGTCATGTGCCGGCTCACCATGACCAGCGGCGCCGACACCGAGGCGGTGCGGCTGGCCCTCAGCGACCTGCCGGGCGTCGCCGCCGAGGGCGACAAGGTCACCGTCCCCATGTCGCAGCCGGAGGACCTCGGGACGGTGATCGGCCGGGTGGACCGGACCGGGCTGCGGATCGCCGACATCGAGGTGACCAGGCCGACGCTGGACGAGGTCTTCTTCGCGCTCACCGAGCCGCTGGAGAAGGAGGCCACCCGATGAGCGCCGCCCCCGACCTCGCCACCCGGCCCGGCACCCAGCCGGCCCCGGGCCAACCGCCCGGCTGGCGCCACGACTTCGAGGTGCTCTTCGACCGGGTGCGCGCCCGCTCCTTCTCACGCGGCGGCCTGGTCGCCACCGTGGTGCAGCCACTGCTCTTCTACGCCATCTTCTACTGCACCTTCGCCGGGATGCTGGACGAGCGGGGCATCGGCTTCGGCCGCTTCGTGACCGCCACCGTCCTGGTGCAGGCGCTGATGTTCGTGGCCATCGGGAGCGCCACCGAGCTCTCCGCCGACCGCACCAGCGGCGTCTTCGCCCGGCTGCTGACCAGCCCGGTCGACATGCGGGCGATGAGCCTGGCGCACCTGACCGTGGTGGCGTTGCAGGGCCTGCTCTGCACGGTCGTGATCACCCTCACCGGGCACCTGGCGGGCTTCCGCTTCGACCGAGGTGCACTCGCCGCCCTCGGCTTCGTGGTGGTCGCCGTGGCCTTCGCGGTGGCCCTGTCGCTGGCCACCGCCACCATCGCCCTGCGCATCGGCAACGCCGAGGCGCTCAGCGCGGTGCTCCACCTTCCGTACCTGCCGCTGCTCGTGCTCTCCACCGGCTTCGTCGAGGCCGGCCTCTTCCCCGGCTGGCTCCAGCCGATCGTCGCCGCCTCGCCGGTCTCCGGGGTGATCGACACCCTGCGCGCCCTCTCCACCGCCGAGCTGACCTGGAGTGCGACGCTGCCCGGCCTGGCCTGGCTGGTGGGGCTCATCGCCCTCTTCTCATGGACCACGACCGCCGCGTTCCGGAAGGTGGCCATCCGATGACCGTGCAGACGCCCGGACCGACGGCACCGACGGTGGCGCCGCCCCCCTCGCCCGAACCGACCACGCTGCTCGGCGCCTCCGTGATCATCGGCGGCCGGGTGATCCGGCAGTTCGTCCGCAACCGGATGATGCTCATCGTCACCGTCGCCTTCCCGCTGCTCCAACTGTTCATGCTGCTGGCCGCCTTCAGCGTGCTGGTCCGCGACACCCAGGACGTCGACTACGTACGGCGGCTGGCCCCGCTGATCGTCCTCACCACGGCGTTCTCCTCGATCCTCACCACCGCGATCGCCCTGTGGAGCGACATCCGCAGCGGGGTCTTCGACCGGCTGCGCGCGATGCCGCTGGACATGCGGGCGTACGTCTTCGGGCGGATCGGCGGCGACTTCGTACGGATCATGGGGGTGGCCGTCCTGGTCACCCTGGTCGCCCACACCGTCGGCTTCCGGTTCTCCCAGGGGCTGCCGGCCGTCCTCGGCTTCTTCGGGATCGTGGCCCTCTTCGGGATGATGTGCAGCGCGCTTGCGGTCGCCGTCGCGCTCGTCGCCCAGCACCCCGGCATCATCGTGCGCTACGTGCAGATGCCCACACTGGTCCTGACGTTGATGTCCACCGGCTATGTCCCGCTGGAGGCATTCCCGGAGTGGATCCGTCCGGCGGTGAGCGTCAACCCGGTCTCGCTGGCCGCCGACGCACTGACCGGGCTCTCCTCGCAGGGGGCGCTGACAGCGCCGGTGCTCGGCACCGCGGCCTGGACGATCGGCATCACCACCGTGTGCACCGTCGTGGCCACGCGCCGCTTCACGGCGCTGATGAGGCGTGGCTGACCATGGCGGACATCGTCGTGCTGGGCGCCGGGGTGGCCGGTCTCGGGCTGGCCGCCTTCGCCGCCCGCCGCGGACACCGGGTGGTGCTCGCCGAACGGGACGGCCCGCCCCCGGAGGGCGACGCCCACACCGAGGTGGCCGACTGGGAGCGGCGCGGGGTGCCGCACGCGCGCCAGGGGCACGCCCTGCTCGGCCTCGGCATCGGCGTGCTCCGCCAGGAGTGCCCCGAGGTGCTGGCCGACCTGACCGGCCGGGGCGCGGTGCCCGTGACCCTGGAGACGGGCGACGGTGAACTCGGCCTGCTGAGCCGCCGACTGGTCTTCGAGGCCGCGCTACGGCGCCGGGTCACCGCCGATCCGGCGGTCACGCTGCTGCACGACAAGGTGACCGGCCTGCTCTCGGCCGGGGCGCCCGACGGTGTCCCCCGGGTGTACGGGGTCCGCCTCGCGGAGACCGGGGAGGTGACCGCCGACGTCGTGCTGGACGCCACCGGCCGCAGATCCACCGCCGCCGCATGGCTGACCGCGATCGGCGGCACCGCACCCCGGGAGACGGCCCAGGCGTGCGGATTCTCCTACGTCGCCCAGGAGTTCGCACTGGGCGAGGGCCGACGCTTCCCGTCCCTGCGGGCCCCGGTGGTCCACGAACTCGACTTCGCCACCGTGCTGGCCTTCCCGGGCGACAACGGCCGCTTCCACCTCTCCACCACCGTGGCCTCCCACGACCCCGCCCGGACGAGGCTGCTGGACCGCACGGTCTACCTTCGCTTCCTGGCCAGCGTGGCCCCGGTCCGCGCGTGGCTGGACGGGGCTGCCCCGGTCGGCGACCCGATGCCGATGGCCGGGCTGGAGAACCGCCACCGGTCACTGGAGGCGGACGGCGCCCCGCTGGTCACCGGCTTCGCCCTGGTGGGCGACGCCTGCGTCCAGACCAACCCCACCTTCGGCCGCGGCGTCTCGCTCGGCCTGGCCCACGCCCGTACCGTCGCCGACCAGCTGGACCGACTCGACCAGGAGCCCGCCGCCTGGGCGCTGGAGACCCACGAGCGCACCGACCGGTGCCTGGGGCAGTGGTTCGAGCAGCAGGTCGCCACCGACGCCGCCCGGCTCGCCGAACTCGCCGACGGACCGCACGACGAATCGCTGACCGCCCGCGTCCTCACCGCCCTGGCCGTCCTGCGCGAGGACGACGAGCACGTCCGCATCGCCGCCGAGCGGGTCTACCACATGCTGCTCACCCCCGCCGAGCTGATGGCGGACCGCAAGGTGGCCCGCCGGGTGCTCGCCTTCCTCCGCGAGCACCCCGACCTCCGACGCGCCCACGTCGGACCCACCCGTCAGGACTTCGAGCGCCTGGTCGCGGGCTGAGCGCCCACACACCGGTCGCCGGCCGAGCGCCCTCAGAAGGGAACACCATGAAGATCACCCTGCCCACGGACGTCACGCTGAGCTACGACTTCTACGGTCCCGAGGACGGCCCCGTGGTCGTCCTCGTGCCCGGGCAGCACCAGGCATCCCTCTTCGAGACCATGCAGGTGCCGCAGCTGACGAAGGCCGGCTACCGCGTCGTCACCTTCGACCTGCGCGGAGTGCATCCGTCGGAGGAGACCCCGCCGCCGTACACCGTGGAGCTGCTCGGACAGGACCTCGCCGCCCTCAACGAGGCGCTGGAGCTGGGGCCCTGCACCTACATCGGCTACTCGGTGGGCGCGATGATCCTGCTGGACCTGGCGATGAGGCGCCCCGACCTGATCGAGAGGGCCGCGCTCATCGGGGTGCCGTGGAAGCCCGGCAAGCTCCAGCAGGCCATCCAGGCCGAGGCGGTGGACCGGCTGAAGAACGGCCACAAGGTCCCGGCCCTGCTGGAGGGCGCCTTCCGGGCGATGTACCTGTTCGGGCCGCGCGCGCTCAACCGCGACCAGTTCATCGCCCCCTACCTGGACGGGCTGGCGGGCCTGGCGGAGTCGGGCGGCCACGGCGCCATCGGCCACGCCGAGGCGAGCACCGCCTTCCGGCCCTCCGACGAGGAAGTGGCCAAGGTCCGGGTGCCGTTGCTCGTCGTGGGGATGGAGCACGACATCGTCGCGCCCCGCCATCTGTCGCGGGAGCTGGCGGAGCTGATTCCCACGGCGGAGTACACCGAGATCCGCAACTGCGGGCACGCCTCCCTGCTGGAGAAGCCCACCGAGGTCAACGCGCTGGTCGCCGACTACCTGCGCTCGGGCAAGGTCGGCGTCCCGCGCGGTTCGCGCCGCCTCTCCGAGGACCGGCCGGAGGCACCCTGACCCCTCCCGTACGACGGCGGCTCCCGCCCCCTCGCGGAGGGCGGGAGCCGCCGTCGTACGGTCGCGACCGGCTAGCGCGCCGTGAGCCGGTACAGCCGGTGGAACGGGTGCCCCACGTCGATCACCCGGGCGTCCATCCCCGCCTCGGCGGCGTACGCGCGGACGGTCTCCGGGCGCATCACCGTGCCCGTGGCCGCGCTCGGCGTCCGGCTCATCCCGACCGGCAGGCAGTGCAGCACGCTGACGGCGTAGTGGAAGCGTTCGCTGTCCGGCGCCGCCGGGGTGAACCGCTCGCCGACCGACGGCTCCATCAGCAGCACCGCGCCCCCGGGGGCCAGCAGCCGACGGCAGGCCTTCAGTACGTCGACGGGGGCGGACATGTCGTGCAGGGCGTCGAACACGCAGACCAGGGTGTGGCCCGCGGGACCGGCCTCGCCCGCGTCACCCGCGCCGAAGCGCACCCGGTCACGCAGCCCCTCGGCGGGGTCGGTGGCGGCCAGGTTGGCCTCGGCGTCCCGGATCGACGCCTCGTCCAGGTCGAGTCCGTGCACCTCGGCGTCGGGGAACATCCGGGCCAGCGCCAGGGTGGAGAGGCCCGACCCGCAGGCCACATCGGCGATGCTGCTGCCGGGCACCCGCAGCCGGGCCTCGACGTCGGGCAGATGGCGGCTGATCCAGCCGGGCAGATGGTGCTCGAAGACCCCCCGGTTCAGGCCTGCCTGACCGCCGCGCAGCGCCTCGCCGTACGCCGCGTAGGGGAGGCCGCGACGATCGCGGTAGGCCTCCACCAGCTGCGGCAGCACGGCCGCCATGCCGCCGATGGGCATCACCACCAGCGGCGCGATCCAGTTCGGGCTGTCCGCGTCGAGAAGCGCCTCGGCGTGGGCCGGCGGCAGAGTGAACCGCCTCTCCTCCGGCGGGACGTCGGGCCGGTCGACGGTGAGTACGCCGGCGCAGGTCTGCTGCTCCAGCCACTCACGGACCATCCGGGCGTCGAGACCGCTCTCCTCGGCCACCCGGGCGGCCGTGGCCGCGCCGGTGCGGCGCAACGCGTCGTACAGGCCCAGCTCCAGGCCGAGGAAGCAGGTCATCAGCTCGGCCGAGGCGAGCCCGGCGCCGAAGAGCCGTACGGAGAAGGCCTGCGCGGACCCCTCGGCGGTCGAGGCTCCCCGCTGGGCGGGCGGTGTGCCGAGGCCGGGCCGGGAGGCGGTGGGGCGGAAGGCGGGGGACATGGCGGTCAGAGGTGGGCGAGGACGTTGACGACGTTGCCGTCGGTGTCCCTGTAGAAGAACCGCCGTACGCCCCACTCCTCGTCCGCCGGTCCGTACAGGATCTCCAGACCGGCGGAACGGGCCCCTTCCAGGGCCGCCTCCAGGTCCTCGACCTCGATGGAGGCCGCGGGGTTCACCGGCCCGGTGGGGTCCTTGGTGATCAGGCTGACCTGCACGGAGTGGTCCGTGGGCGGGGCGAGGGTGGCGATCCAGCCGTGATTCATGATCACTTCCATCCCGGTGACCCGGACATGGGCCGCCACTGCGGAGTCGAGATCGCTCACCGTGAGCAGGGGCATCGCGCGGAGTACAGACATGTTCGCCACCCTAGCCAGCGCGCCACGGGGGCCGGGCCGCCTTTCCACCCTCTTTCACCCCCGTGTCGCGGGCCACCGGGCCGCCGTACGTTCTGAGTCGATCGGCCCCCTCGCACCAGCGTGCGCCGGCCGAACCCGCCAACCCCATGAGGAGGACTGACGTGGGACTCGTCACCGCGACCGGCACAGCCATCCCGGAATCCAGGCTCGCGGAGCTGGGTGAGGCGATCAGGGGCCGGACCATCACCCCGCAGGACGCCGACTACGACGAGCGCAAGCAGATCTGGAACGGCTACTTCCAGAAGAGCCCGGGGGCCATCGTCCAGGTGGACGGTGCCTCCGACGTCGTCAAGGTGGTCGACTTCGCCCGCGACAACGACATCGAACTGGCCATCAAGGGCGGCGGCCACTGCTTCGCCGGGACCGGCACCGTCGAGGGCGGCCTGCTGCTGGACACCTCGCGGCTGCGCGGCATCCACGTCGACCCCGCCCGGCGCCGCCTGGTCGTCCAGCCCGGGCTCGAACAGGGCGACGTCGACGCCGAGACCACCAGCTTCGGCCTGGCCGTCACCGGCTCCCAGGAGTCCTACATCGGCATCGGCGGGCTCACCCTCGGCGGCGGCCTCGGCTGGCTCGCCCGCTACCGCGGCCTGCTCGTGGACAACCTCGTCTCCGCCGACCTCGTCCTCGCCGACGGCCGGCTGGTGACCACCACGGCCGAGGAGCACCCCGACCTCTTCTGGGCGATCCGGGGCGGCGGCGGCAACTTCGGTGTGGCCACCCGCTTCGAGTTCGACCTCCACCCGCAGGGCGACTGCATGGCGGGCCTGCTCGCCTACCCCATCGACCAGACCGTCCAAGTGGCCCGGCGGCTGGACGAGTTCAACCGGAGCGCCCCCGACGAGCTGACCACCTCCTTCGCCTTCCTCACCGCCCCCGGCGGCGAGCCGGCGATCGGCCTGGGCTTCGTGCACGCGGCCCCCGACGACTCCACCGAGAGCCTGATCGACCAGATGCGGGGGCTGGGCACCGGCGCGCTCCTCGACCACTGCGGGCTGATGCCCTATGTGGCGGTGCAGCGGATGCTGGACGAGAACACCGTCGCCGGCCACCGCTACTACCCGCGCTCCTTCCTGCTGCCCGAACTCCGCGACGAGCCGCTCCGGATCCTGGCCGACGGCTTCGTCAACGCGCCGTCCGAACGCAGTCTGGTCGGCGGCGGCCTGATGGGCGGGGTGATGTCGAACGTACCGGCGGAGCAGACCCCCTTCCTGCACCGCGAGGGCTATCTGACCAGCATCCTCACCTCCTGGACCGACCCGGCCAAGGACGAGGAGGCCGTCGAGTGGACCGAGAAGGTGTACGCCGAGCTGCTGCCGTACACCACGGGCGCGGTCTACGCCAACCACCTCGGCGCTGACTCCGCCGAGCGGATCGAGGACGCGTACGGCACCAACTTCGAACGGCTGACCCGGATCAAGGCCGCCTACGACCCGGCGAACTTCTTCCACACGAACAACAACATCAAGCCCGCGAGCTGAGCGCCCGCCCGCTCCACGACGAGGCCCGGACCCCTGGGAGGGGCCCGGGCCTCGTCGCCGTACGGAAGGCCGCTCAGCCGGCCCGGCGGATCACGGTGACGCCCTCGCGCACGGTGAGCACGCTCTGCCGTACCCGGTCGTCGGCGGCGACATGGGCGTTGAACGCCCGCATCGCCACGGTGTCGGGCTGTTGGTCCCGCTCGTTGGCGACACCGCCGAACTGGAGCACGTTGTCGGCCAGGACCAGCCCGTGCGGGGACAGCTTGGGCAGCACCGCCTCGTAGTAGTCGACGTATCCGGTCTTGTCGGCGTCGATGAAGACCAGGTCGAAGGGGCCGGGCACGCTCTCCACCGACCGGAGGGCCGGGCCCTCCAGCAGGTGGATGCGGTCGGCCCAGGGCGAGGCCCCGAAGTGCTTGCGGGCGATCGAGGCGTGGAGCGGGCTCAGCTCGCAGGTGAGGAGCTCGGCGTCCGCGGGCATCGTCTCGGCCATGCACAGGGCGGAGTAGCCGGTGAACGTGCCGATCTCCAGGATGCGGCGGGGCCGCAGCGCGAAGACCAGGGCGGCCAGGAACTCCCCCTCCAGGCTCCCCACCATCATGGCGGGCAGCTCGGTTTCGGCCTCCGTGTCGGCGACCAGCCCGGCCAGCCAGGGCGGCGCGGGGGAGGAGGCCTCCTCGGCGTACTTCTCCACGACGGGTCGTACGATCATCCTCGGTTCCTTCCGGCGGGGTCGGTGGGGGCGTGGCCGCGCAGCCGTTGTTCCAGCCAGCCCGTCAACTCGGCCTGGGCGTCGCCGCGCAGGTAGAAGTGGCCGCCCGGGAAGCGGACCAGCTCGGTGTCGGCGGAGGTGGCCGCCGCCCACGCGGCCGCGTCCTCCGCGCCGACCTCCGGGTCCTCGGTGCCGTAGCAGACGCTCAGCGGCACCGAGAGATCGCGGCCGGGCGGCGGACGGTAGGTGCCCACCAGGCGGTAGTCCGCCCGGAGCGCCGGCAGCGCCATCTCCCGTACGCCCGGCAGCCGCAGCAGCTGCTCGTCGGTGCCGCCGAGCGAGCACACGTCGTCCCAGAGCCGCTCGTCGTCCAGGTGCTTGTCGTCGGGCCGCTGCCGGGCCGGTCCCGGGCGGCCGGAGACGACCAGCCGCTCGGGGAGCCTCCCGCCCACCGCGCCGAGGAGACGGGTGATCTCGTGCGCGACGGAGGCGCCCATGCTGTGCCCGAAGAACCACACCGGCCGGTCGTCCAGGTACGCCAGCGCCTTGGCCAGCGGCTCCACGAGCCCCGGCATGTCGGTGCAGCAGGGATCACCGATGCGGTCCTCCCGGCCGGGGTACTGCACCACCCACCCCTCCACCTCGTCGGGGAGGTCACGGGCCAGCGGGCGGTAGAAGCTCGCGGAGCCGCCGCCGTGCGGGAAGAACACCACCCGCAGCCGGGCCCGGGGGCGCGGGAAGTAGCCGCGCAGCCAGGGGTTGGGGACATCGGTGCTCATGGCTTCACCTCCGACAGGTCTGCCGCCGCCAGCAGTTCGGGCGGCTCCGGGTGGTGCAGCCGGACCGGCCCGCACGCCTCGGCCACGCTCATCGCCAGCCGGGCCAGGGCGATGTGGTACTGCACATGCCCCCGGCTGTCGGCGCCCGCCTCCACGTCGTCCCAGACCTCGCGCATCGCCCGTGCCGTCGCCTGCGGCCACAGCTCGCGCAGTACCTCGGTGTACGAGGCGCCCTCCGCCGGCCCCAGGTGCTGCACGCTCGGCACCCGGAGATGGGGCGCGGCGGAGTCGCCGAAGCGGACCAGCTCCTTCATGTCGCCGGGCATGTGCGGGCGCATGCTCCACTCCACCGGGCCGTGCGTGTTGACCAGGGTGAGGTGGCCGCCGTCCGTGCCGAGGGTGATGCGGTGGAACAGGTGGCTGTGGTTGTCCGGGTCGGCGGGCACCAGCTCGTTCTGGAGCCGGAACGACATCGGTACGCCGCCGAAGCGCCCGGTGAGGCTCCGGTACGGCGCCCCCTCCGGGCCCGCGAGCACCCCGTCGACCCCGTGCGGGCGGATCGCCCCCAGCGCCCGGCCCAGGATGTCGAAGACCGTGTAGAGCACCTGGAAGGCGCAGGTCACATCGAGGAAGAGCGGCCGCTGCCGGGCCACCAGGTCGCGGGCCACCTGGATGAACCGGCGGACCGGCTCCACCTGCGGGTAGTGGGTGTTCATCCGGAACACCACACCGGCCTCGGTGGCGGCGCGCAGACACGCGACCAGCTCGTCGGGGTGCAGGGGGTGCTCCTGGAGGACGTGCAGCCCGCGCCGCATCAGAGCCTGGGAGAGCGCCGGGCCGGGGCCGCCGTTCATCACCCCGCCGATGACCACGCAGGCCAGGTCGACATCGCCCGGCACCTCCTCGACCGCCGACCACAGCGGTACGCCGTAGTGCTCGGCACAGGCGCGGCTGCGGGCGCTCCCGGAAGCGAGGATCCCGGCCAGCTCGAAGTCGTGGTCCGCCCGCTCGAAGGCCGCCAGATAGGCGCGGCCGAAACCGGTGCCGGCCACCAGGACGCGCGGCCGGGTCACAGCTCGCCCTCCTCCATGGCCCGGGCCGCGAGGATGGGCCGGTCGGTGATGTCCAGCAACGTGACGGCCGGCTCGGCCCGCAGGGCGGCGAGCACCTGGCCGGCGTCGAGCACGTCGGAGCCGAAGTGCACCCCCGGGGCGAGCCCGCCGCCGAGCACGGCCAGCACCGCCAGCGCACCTGCCAGCCCGGTGAGGGCGTAGGTGTCGTCGGCGCGCAGGGCCAGGCTCCGGGTGGCGGGCCTCCCGTCGTCGGCGCCCGTGACCTCGAAGAGCATCAGCTGGAACGGGTCCCTGCCGAACAGGTCCAGGGCCGCCGCGCGCGTCAGCTCCTCGGCCGCCTCGGCGAGCCCGGACTCACCGCGCATCGCCCCCTGGAGCCTGCTGAGGCAGTTCATCATGTGCGCACCGCCGTCGAAGACGTTGTACCAGTCGATCTCGCTCAGCCCGGTGATCTCGGGGAGCCGCGCGGACTCGAAGCTGAGGTAGGGGTAGACGTCGACGCGGTTGCCCGCGTAGGGCAGTTCGACCCCGGTCCTCGGCTCCAGCTCGCGCTCCACGCGGATTCCGCCCCTGATCGCGCCACGGGCCTCGCCGTAGGCGCCGCCCATGGAGAGCAGATAGTCGGCGGCCCCGGCCGGGGTGAGCCGGTCCATCGTGCCGACATAGGCCGTGAGCCGCTGCGGGTCGCTCATCGTCGTGCAGAGGTGGCGGGGGAGCAGCCCGGTCAGCCCGGGCTGCATCCCGGCGGTGATCACGGCCGTGCCGGTGAAGGTGCCCGGCCGTGTCAGCGCCTCCAGGAGCGGCTCGTCCCCGCCCGGGTCCACGTAGTCGGCACCGGCGGCAGCCGCGGCCCACGCCACCCGGTCCAGGACCTGGTAGGAGGGGCCCGCGCAGTTCAGCACCGCCCGGGCACCCCGGCAGAACTCCGCCAGCGACCGGCCGTCGTACAGGTCCACGGCGACGGCCTCACCGCGCAGCCCGCACTTGGCCAGCAGCGACTCGGCCTGCGCCCGGTCGCGCCCGCCGAGCCGGACGACGGCGTCGGGGCGGCGGTCCGCGATCGCCTGTACGGCGGCGGCGCCTACGGCACCGTAGGCGCCGACCACCGCGACCG
This DNA window, taken from Streptomyces griseus subsp. griseus, encodes the following:
- a CDS encoding ATP-binding cassette domain-containing protein, which encodes MTEAIALTDLTKRFGEHTALDRVSLRIPAGTVVGLLGPNGAGKTTLINCLTTLLRPDGGTVRVLGHDPGTDPSLVRANIAVTGQFAALDEQISPHENLVFFGRLLGLGRGEAQRRAGEMLERFELSEAARAPVGYLSGGMRRRLDLAVSLVVPRPVLVLDEPTTGLDPRSRKLLWDMVRDEAARGVAVLLTTQYLEEADQLADRIVVIDKGRVLADGSSDELKREVGGVMCRLTMTSGADTEAVRLALSDLPGVAAEGDKVTVPMSQPEDLGTVIGRVDRTGLRIADIEVTRPTLDEVFFALTEPLEKEATR
- a CDS encoding ABC transporter permease is translated as MSAAPDLATRPGTQPAPGQPPGWRHDFEVLFDRVRARSFSRGGLVATVVQPLLFYAIFYCTFAGMLDERGIGFGRFVTATVLVQALMFVAIGSATELSADRTSGVFARLLTSPVDMRAMSLAHLTVVALQGLLCTVVITLTGHLAGFRFDRGALAALGFVVVAVAFAVALSLATATIALRIGNAEALSAVLHLPYLPLLVLSTGFVEAGLFPGWLQPIVAASPVSGVIDTLRALSTAELTWSATLPGLAWLVGLIALFSWTTTAAFRKVAIR
- a CDS encoding ABC transporter permease, with the protein product MTVQTPGPTAPTVAPPPSPEPTTLLGASVIIGGRVIRQFVRNRMMLIVTVAFPLLQLFMLLAAFSVLVRDTQDVDYVRRLAPLIVLTTAFSSILTTAIALWSDIRSGVFDRLRAMPLDMRAYVFGRIGGDFVRIMGVAVLVTLVAHTVGFRFSQGLPAVLGFFGIVALFGMMCSALAVAVALVAQHPGIIVRYVQMPTLVLTLMSTGYVPLEAFPEWIRPAVSVNPVSLAADALTGLSSQGALTAPVLGTAAWTIGITTVCTVVATRRFTALMRRG
- a CDS encoding NAD(P)/FAD-dependent oxidoreductase, with the translated sequence MADIVVLGAGVAGLGLAAFAARRGHRVVLAERDGPPPEGDAHTEVADWERRGVPHARQGHALLGLGIGVLRQECPEVLADLTGRGAVPVTLETGDGELGLLSRRLVFEAALRRRVTADPAVTLLHDKVTGLLSAGAPDGVPRVYGVRLAETGEVTADVVLDATGRRSTAAAWLTAIGGTAPRETAQACGFSYVAQEFALGEGRRFPSLRAPVVHELDFATVLAFPGDNGRFHLSTTVASHDPARTRLLDRTVYLRFLASVAPVRAWLDGAAPVGDPMPMAGLENRHRSLEADGAPLVTGFALVGDACVQTNPTFGRGVSLGLAHARTVADQLDRLDQEPAAWALETHERTDRCLGQWFEQQVATDAARLAELADGPHDESLTARVLTALAVLREDDEHVRIAAERVYHMLLTPAELMADRKVARRVLAFLREHPDLRRAHVGPTRQDFERLVAG
- a CDS encoding alpha/beta fold hydrolase is translated as MKITLPTDVTLSYDFYGPEDGPVVVLVPGQHQASLFETMQVPQLTKAGYRVVTFDLRGVHPSEETPPPYTVELLGQDLAALNEALELGPCTYIGYSVGAMILLDLAMRRPDLIERAALIGVPWKPGKLQQAIQAEAVDRLKNGHKVPALLEGAFRAMYLFGPRALNRDQFIAPYLDGLAGLAESGGHGAIGHAEASTAFRPSDEEVAKVRVPLLVVGMEHDIVAPRHLSRELAELIPTAEYTEIRNCGHASLLEKPTEVNALVADYLRSGKVGVPRGSRRLSEDRPEAP
- a CDS encoding class I SAM-dependent methyltransferase is translated as MSPAFRPTASRPGLGTPPAQRGASTAEGSAQAFSVRLFGAGLASAELMTCFLGLELGLYDALRRTGAATAARVAEESGLDARMVREWLEQQTCAGVLTVDRPDVPPEERRFTLPPAHAEALLDADSPNWIAPLVVMPIGGMAAVLPQLVEAYRDRRGLPYAAYGEALRGGQAGLNRGVFEHHLPGWISRHLPDVEARLRVPGSSIADVACGSGLSTLALARMFPDAEVHGLDLDEASIRDAEANLAATDPAEGLRDRVRFGAGDAGEAGPAGHTLVCVFDALHDMSAPVDVLKACRRLLAPGGAVLLMEPSVGERFTPAAPDSERFHYAVSVLHCLPVGMSRTPSAATGTVMRPETVRAYAAEAGMDARVIDVGHPFHRLYRLTAR
- a CDS encoding VOC family protein encodes the protein MSVLRAMPLLTVSDLDSAVAAHVRVTGMEVIMNHGWIATLAPPTDHSVQVSLITKDPTGPVNPAASIEVEDLEAALEGARSAGLEILYGPADEEWGVRRFFYRDTDGNVVNVLAHL
- a CDS encoding FAD-binding oxidoreductase; translated protein: MGLVTATGTAIPESRLAELGEAIRGRTITPQDADYDERKQIWNGYFQKSPGAIVQVDGASDVVKVVDFARDNDIELAIKGGGHCFAGTGTVEGGLLLDTSRLRGIHVDPARRRLVVQPGLEQGDVDAETTSFGLAVTGSQESYIGIGGLTLGGGLGWLARYRGLLVDNLVSADLVLADGRLVTTTAEEHPDLFWAIRGGGGNFGVATRFEFDLHPQGDCMAGLLAYPIDQTVQVARRLDEFNRSAPDELTTSFAFLTAPGGEPAIGLGFVHAAPDDSTESLIDQMRGLGTGALLDHCGLMPYVAVQRMLDENTVAGHRYYPRSFLLPELRDEPLRILADGFVNAPSERSLVGGGLMGGVMSNVPAEQTPFLHREGYLTSILTSWTDPAKDEEAVEWTEKVYAELLPYTTGAVYANHLGADSAERIEDAYGTNFERLTRIKAAYDPANFFHTNNNIKPAS
- a CDS encoding O-methyltransferase, translating into MIVRPVVEKYAEEASSPAPPWLAGLVADTEAETELPAMMVGSLEGEFLAALVFALRPRRILEIGTFTGYSALCMAETMPADAELLTCELSPLHASIARKHFGASPWADRIHLLEGPALRSVESVPGPFDLVFIDADKTGYVDYYEAVLPKLSPHGLVLADNVLQFGGVANERDQQPDTVAMRAFNAHVAADDRVRQSVLTVREGVTVIRRAG
- a CDS encoding thioesterase II family protein — encoded protein: MSTDVPNPWLRGYFPRPRARLRVVFFPHGGGSASFYRPLARDLPDEVEGWVVQYPGREDRIGDPCCTDMPGLVEPLAKALAYLDDRPVWFFGHSMGASVAHEITRLLGAVGGRLPERLVVSGRPGPARQRPDDKHLDDERLWDDVCSLGGTDEQLLRLPGVREMALPALRADYRLVGTYRPPPGRDLSVPLSVCYGTEDPEVGAEDAAAWAAATSADTELVRFPGGHFYLRGDAQAELTGWLEQRLRGHAPTDPAGRNRG
- a CDS encoding Gfo/Idh/MocA family oxidoreductase, producing MTRPRVLVAGTGFGRAYLAAFERADHDFELAGILASGSARSRACAEHYGVPLWSAVEEVPGDVDLACVVIGGVMNGGPGPALSQALMRRGLHVLQEHPLHPDELVACLRAATEAGVVFRMNTHYPQVEPVRRFIQVARDLVARQRPLFLDVTCAFQVLYTVFDILGRALGAIRPHGVDGVLAGPEGAPYRSLTGRFGGVPMSFRLQNELVPADPDNHSHLFHRITLGTDGGHLTLVNTHGPVEWSMRPHMPGDMKELVRFGDSAAPHLRVPSVQHLGPAEGASYTEVLRELWPQATARAMREVWDDVEAGADSRGHVQYHIALARLAMSVAEACGPVRLHHPEPPELLAAADLSEVKP
- a CDS encoding saccharopine dehydrogenase NADP-binding domain-containing protein, producing MSEHITPTVAVVGAYGAVGAAAVQAIADRRPDAVVRLGGRDRAQAESLLAKCGLRGEAVAVDLYDGRSLAEFCRGARAVLNCAGPSYQVLDRVAWAAAAAGADYVDPGGDEPLLEALTRPGTFTGTAVITAGMQPGLTGLLPRHLCTTMSDPQRLTAYVGTMDRLTPAGAADYLLSMGGAYGEARGAIRGGIRVERELEPRTGVELPYAGNRVDVYPYLSFESARLPEITGLSEIDWYNVFDGGAHMMNCLSRLQGAMRGESGLAEAAEELTRAAALDLFGRDPFQLMLFEVTGADDGRPATRSLALRADDTYALTGLAGALAVLAVLGGGLAPGVHFGSDVLDAGQVLAALRAEPAVTLLDITDRPILAARAMEEGEL